A window of Ooceraea biroi isolate clonal line C1 chromosome 9, Obir_v5.4, whole genome shotgun sequence genomic DNA:
CTTACGTTTACCGTAATTACATCTCTGTGGATATTTTtaagagggaaaaaaagaatataggAAGGAGTAGAAAATGCAATCATAAAATATCCCTGTTTAAAAAATGCCTAGTTCCTCTTGAACTGGTTGACAATTGACATAACTGTTTCCTCTTATATTAGGCCTAGAACTTGGTTTTCTTTCTATTATACTCCCAGAACGCTATTGTATTTCCGATAACTGAGGCTTTGAGCCAATTCCATCTGAGAGATAATGGTGGACAGGTGGCTAGTCTAGCTCAAAGTATCCCAAGAAGTGTCATCTAACAATTAACTTCATACTATAATTCAGTAATAtgagtttattttatatatatcatgcttgaatacatattatttgcttataaatatgaataaaataatttacataaaaattaaatcaaataaaatttaaaataaggGTCAAAAGaacaatgtaataattgttaattcaaCAATCCAGttgcaaaagaaattttgagaattttctaaaataaaattttcttgaataCATCAACCATATTTTGTCTTTGTAATTGTAGAGTAAACATTAATACGGCAAATATGTCTGACCACTTTGGGCCGATTACTTTGAAATGGGATCCCAAGAACTTGGAAATCCGTACCATGTCAGTAGAAAAGACCTTGGAGCCACTTGTACTCCAAGTTACCACGTTGGTAAATACCAAGGGTCCcagcaaaaagaagaaaggaaaatcgAAGAGGGCTAGCGCACTTGTCGGGACCGTAGAGAAGGCGACTACTAATTTCATTGAGAAAGGCGAAAAGATCGCCTATGAAAATCCGGATATTACAGCAGAGATGTTAAGCGCTGTGGAGGAAGTGAGGAAGACGGGTGCAGCTATGAGCATTGCTGCCAGGTACGAGTGATTCCCTTATCTTATCATTGTCTCTATATCGTGCTTGTTTAACATGGAGATCACTCTTCTAGAGAATTCTCCGAGGATCCATGTTCGTCGCTGAAGCGAGGCAACATGGTTCGCGCTGCAAGGAACTTACTGTCAGCGGTGACGCGTTTGCTCATCCTGGCGGACATGGTGGATGTTCACCTGCTCCTGAAATCGTTGTACGTCGTGGAGGATGATCTGAAGAAGCTGAAGAATGCCTCCTCCCAGGGCGAGTTACTTCAGAACATCAAGGAATTCGGCAGGAACGCTGCCGAGTTGATACACCAGGCAGCTAAGCGTCAGCACGAGCTGAAGGATCCGCAGCTGCGGGACGATCTAGCGGCTGCACGTGCCGTTCTGAAGAAACACTCGACTATGTTGCTCACTGCGTCGAAGGTGTTCGTGCAGCATCCAGACCTGGCGGCGGCCAAGGCGAATCGTGATTACGTGTTGAAGCAGGTGTGCGAGGCGGTGAATACGATAAACGACGTTGCTCAAGGAAAAGCGCCATCTGACAGCCAGCATCCCTACGACGGGCCAGGCGAATTGGCCGCCGCGTTGGACGACTTCGATGAGAGAATGGTGATGTCGCCGTTGGCGTACAATGAGGTCCGTACGCGGCCAAGCCTCGAGGAGAGATTGGAGAGCATCATCAGCGGAGCTGCGTTGATGGCGGATTCGTCGTGCACTCGGGACGAGCGCAGGGAACGCATTGTCGCCGAGTGTAATGCAGTTAGACAGGCACTGCAGGATCTCCTGAGTGAATACATGAACAACGTGAGTAAAGctgcaattataatttatataaatttatcgtttggtaAAATTTCTGTTTTCACAGCGTTCATGATCTATTGTGTtgaaaagatagaaagaagAGATAGATTCTTATTAAGTTGACATAAACAGATAGCTACAAATCTGTCAAGTGCAACATTATGATTTGTAGATAGCAATTTGATAATcctgaatttaattatatagatttttaCGCCGACTTGCTTTCAGTCTACTCTCTTTTTCGCGGTTTACTTTAGTTTTTTAACTGTACTGTAAAGAGATACATTGAAGTgataatttgaatattaataatcaatattgcAGCATTCCTTCATGACATacacacaatatatatatagaataaatagACTGATACTTTATAGTTtacaatctcttttttttttattgctgtgagacaattattttacagtttagataatgtacaatatgtatatgtatgtgtgatgATACTCTAGCAATCTGAGCTCTAGGATTTCACTTGTTCTCTCagatttacattaaaaaattttatgcgATGTACTATCGCATATGCATACGATAtgcgatttattcttttgtataaatattaaaacgatATTTGTTCTGTTGATTTGTTTTTGTTGGTGATGGCCAGTTACAGCGCGCTCGGGGTGGGAAACGGGTAAATATGTGACGTAATTCTACAgtttctttgtatttttgttGCATATTAAATACTTTCTATGGATTTTAATAACGCATATTACGCATATACACGTTATCTTAGATCTCTCACCTTTATCAATGCATACTTTTTATTCAGTAACCAGCACTAAtcattagattattattagcCTGTGTGCTCACCCCAATCtgtttaatttagtttttcaatttttcacacTTTTACAAAGTGTAAGTGACTAATATCACTTTAtagttatgtaaaatataactataaaatgTCTACATGCAATAAAAAACGCAATAAGCAAAATAATAGATTAGCGCATAACGttagaaaataagaatatgctgtacatgtacatacaacTAGTAATGTACATACAATAACATGTTTCAGATTTATTAGGAGGGCCATCTTTCATGtacatgtaaataattataaattaatttagaatCTCGATGCTTTCCTAATGAAAGTATCGAGAGAAAGcatcgttataatttttcacttCTAGAGCTTAATTCTTAAAAGAGttgctttatttttaaattgttaaattattagctttttttattaagaaatggaacatttattacaatttattaaatgcacAAGGTAAAAGATGGCTCGGCATCCGAGATGcttcacatatatatatgtttaactTGTAAATAACGCTTGTTATAAGTATGCTGCTAAAATATCttgatataattaagtaaGTAATATTCTGGAAAATGTCTCCTATCTACTTCTACTTCTACGTTTcttatataatgatattttagtaatttaatttacatatattttgctGTAATGATACattattcatttctttctGTATCGATTGGACCTCAActaacaataataatgttaaatactAAGCAATCTTTTACAGCTGTAACTGTGAAGTATGTAAACacgttaaacaattatattatttaattatcaaaaattaaatcgTAAACGCGCATTGACAGATGGGTGTCAAGGAACAATCTGAGGGCCTAGAGAGAGCGATAGATCACATGTGCAGGAAGACCCGCGATCTTCGCAGACAGTTACGCAAAGCCGTAGTGGACCATGTGTCGGATAGCTTCCTGGAAACTAGCGCGCCGTTACAGGCTCTGTATGAAGCGGCGGAGAAAGGCTGGGTCAAGGAAGTAGAGGAATACGCTCTCATTTTCACTGAACATGCGAATAAACTGGTAgaggtaaataatttttatatcaaggtcaaaaacaatatttcgtaAGATCTCGTTGAATTTCTTTCCATAAAATTTCTTACAAAACTAGATTGATTgtcacattaattttttacaataacaagaGCAATGTAATTTGTTCTCGAACAGGTCGCCAATTTGGTGTGCAGCATGTCGAACAACGAGGACGGCGTGAAGATGGTTCGCTACGCCGCGGCACAGATCGAAAACCTGTGTCCGCAGGTGATCAACGCCGCGCGCGTCTGGGCCGCGCGAAACACGGATGTTGCGAAGGAGAACATGAAGGTGTTCCGCCAGGCTTGGGAGAATCAGATGCGCGTCTTAACGGAGGCCGTAGACGACATCACTACCATCGACGATTTCCTGGCGGTCTCTGAGAACCATATCCTGGACGACGTCAACAAGTGCGTTCTGGCGTTGCAAGTGCGACCGGGCGATGCCGATACCCTGGACAGACACGCGGGTGCGATACTCGGCCGCTCTGCCAGGGTGTGTAACGTCGTGCAAGCAGAGATGGACAACTACGAGCCGTGTATCTACACCAAGCGGGTCCTCGAGGCGGTGAAGGTCCTCAGAAAGCAGGTGATGCCAAACTTTGAGCAACGCGTGGAGGAAGCTGTGAATGCGCTGCGCAGCAACCCGGCGCAGGAAGTGGATGAGAACGACTTCATTGATGCGTCCAGATTGGTGTACGACGGAGTTCGCGAGATCAGACGAGCTGTGCTTATGAACAGGGTAAGAGATTTGAAAACTGATCATAGATTGACATATTGGATCGAAATAAAGAGTTAATATTTACTATATTAACTTGTACATAAGTAGAATAGTATAATTATgaagttatatatatttttcttctttacttCTTCGTTTGTTTCTAAGTTCGCCGTCGGTTTTTTTTTAGGCCGATGAAGATCTGGATCCCGAGGATGTGGAATTGGATGAGCATTATACACTGGAAACGCGTAGCAAGTCGAGCGCCCAGACCGGAGAGCACGGTGTGGACGAGTATCCAGAAATCAGTGGCATCACGACCGCGCGTGAAGCGATGCGAAAGATGCCGGAGGAAGATAAGCAGAAAATCCTGCAGCAGGTCGAGTACTTCAGGAGCGAGAAACTCAAGTTCGATAAGGAAGTGGCGAAGTGGGACGACGCCGGCAACGACATCATCGTCCTTGCTAAACATATGTGCATGATTATGATGGAGATGACGGACTTCACTCGCGGCCGCGGTCCCTTGAAGACAACCATGGACGTCATAAACGCGGCGAAGAAGATCTCGGAAGCTGGTACGAAATTGGACAAGCTGACCAGGCAGATCGCTGATCAATGCCCGGAGAGTTCGACGAAAAAGGACCTTCTGGCGTACTTGCAGCGCATAGCGCTCTATTGCCATCAGATGAACATTACGAGTAAAGTGAAGGCGGACGTACAGAACATCAGCGGCGAGCTGATCGTCTCCGGCCTAGACAGCGCGACTTCTCTCATACAGGCTGCCAAAAATCTGATGAACGCCGTCGTGCTAACCGTGAAAGCCTCCTACGTTGCATCAACGAAATATCCACGACAATCCACGGTAACGGTAAGTTTCGCTGGCGTTTATCGATTGTATTCAGTATTAGCTAagcttttattaaattaataaaagaaaagttattaattaataaaagaagagttattataaaattaggtGGTCAATAATCTTGTATTTGAGATTGTACTTTTTACAGTTTGTTATTCCGCATTTTTCATGAACTTTtgatcataattttaattcgacATTTCAATTGTATTAAAAAGCATTACATGGTAATAAAATTGCTCGCATctgtgttttaatataaaattggaaAGTTTTAAGATTTATCACAGTTCACTGCTCATAtcgtattttttaatgtatttttttgcCGTTCACTATTACTTGGACTTTCAGTATGTGAGTATATCGTAACAAATGTACCCACAATGCGCAAATGTCGTAAGAACATTCCATAATCTTATTATAGTAGCATTAGAGTGCTAgatattcattaaatatattttatacatataaatgcgCATTGAAATATTAGATGTatgcaaatgttttaatcttttttttcagcgCTCTGGCATtgttatttaaactttaaataaattttcacttttttacatttttgaaaagttagcattaaaatttgtaaacaCATCATATGTCATAagcttttatttaaatatttatttaatttataaaatattttgacgaCTGAATTGTATTGCACATATTATGCATCTAAAGCGAAAACGTGAAAACAAAgtgactaaaacttttgcatacacttAATAGaacacaatattattaataattacgataTAAAACGTGTGTGTGcctaacataataataataatataaattatttgtttcataATTAGTCTCCTATCGTCATATGGAAGATGAAAGCTCCAGAGAAGAAGCCGCTAGTGCGCCCCGAGAGACCCGAAGAAGTGAGAGCGAAAGTACGCAAAGGTTCGCAGAAGAAAGTGCAGAATCCTATACATGCGCTCTCGGAGTTTCAGAGCCCTACTGAGAGTGTATAAGCTCTCCAGATGTAAGTAAAcgaatataaaagtaaaacgtATTAACATGCAGCATCACCTTTCAAGAATTGTAAGGTAAAGATGTTTTATTTTCGATGATGTTTAAGAATGCACAGAATATCATCAAGCTATCGATACATAACTTAAGTGCGTTAATTATTAGTTCTTAATCGTGTACAATAACCGTAATA
This region includes:
- the LOC105276000 gene encoding catenin alpha isoform X1; protein product: MSDHFGPITLKWDPKNLEIRTMSVEKTLEPLVLQVTTLVNTKGPSKKKKGKSKRASALVGTVEKATTNFIEKGEKIAYENPDITAEMLSAVEEVRKTGAAMSIAAREFSEDPCSSLKRGNMVRAARNLLSAVTRLLILADMVDVHLLLKSLYVVEDDLKKLKNASSQGELLQNIKEFGRNAAELIHQAAKRQHELKDPQLRDDLAAARAVLKKHSTMLLTASKVFVQHPDLAAAKANRDYVLKQVCEAVNTINDVAQGKAPSDSQHPYDGPGELAAALDDFDERMVMSPLAYNEVRTRPSLEERLESIISGAALMADSSCTRDERRERIVAECNAVRQALQDLLSEYMNNLQRARGGKRMGVKEQSEGLERAIDHMCRKTRDLRRQLRKAVVDHVSDSFLETSAPLQALYEAAEKGWVKEVEEYALIFTEHANKLVEVANLVCSMSNNEDGVKMVRYAAAQIENLCPQVINAARVWAARNTDVAKENMKVFRQAWENQMRVLTEAVDDITTIDDFLAVSENHILDDVNKCVLALQVRPGDADTLDRHAGAILGRSARVCNVVQAEMDNYEPCIYTKRVLEAVKVLRKQVMPNFEQRVEEAVNALRSNPAQEVDENDFIDASRLVYDGVREIRRAVLMNRADEDLDPEDVELDEHYTLETRSKSSAQTGEHGVDEYPEISGITTAREAMRKMPEEDKQKILQQVEYFRSEKLKFDKEVAKWDDAGNDIIVLAKHMCMIMMEMTDFTRGRGPLKTTMDVINAAKKISEAGTKLDKLTRQIADQCPESSTKKDLLAYLQRIALYCHQMNITSKVKADVQNISGELIVSGLDSATSLIQAAKNLMNAVVLTVKASYVASTKYPRQSTVTYSPIVIWKMKAPEKKPLVRPERPEEVRAKVRKGSQKKVQNPIHALSEFQSPTESV
- the LOC105276000 gene encoding catenin alpha isoform X3 is translated as MSDHFGPITLKWDPKNLEIRTMSVEKTLEPLVLQVTTLVNTKGPSKKKKGKSKRASALVGTVEKATTNFIEKGEKIAYENPDITAEMLSAVEEVRKTGAAMSIAAREFSEDPCSSLKRGNMVRAARNLLSAVTRLLILADMVDVHLLLKSLYVVEDDLKKLKNASSQGELLQNIKEFGRNAAELIHQAAKRQHELKDPQLRDDLAAARAVLKKHSTMLLTASKVFVQHPDLAAAKANRDYVLKQVCEAVNTINDVAQGKAPSDSQHPYDGPGELAAALDDFDERMVMSPLAYNEVRTRPSLEERLESIISGAALMADSSCTRDERRERIVAECNAVRQALQDLLSEYMNNLQRARGGKRMGVKEQSEGLERAIDHMCRKTRDLRRQLRKAVVDHVSDSFLETSAPLQALYEAAEKGWVKEVEEYALIFTEHANKLVEVANLVCSMSNNEDGVKMVRYAAAQIENLCPQVINAARVWAARNTDVAKENMKVFRQAWENQMRVLTEAVDDITTIDDFLAVSENHILDDVNKCVLALQVRPGDADTLDRHAGAILGRSARVCNVVQAEMDNYEPCIYTKRVLEAVKVLRKQVMPNFEQRVEEAVNALRSNPAQEVDENDFIDASRLVYDGVREIRRAVLMNRADEDLDPEDVELDEHYTLETRSKSSAQTGEHGVDEYPEISGITTAREAMRKMPEEDKQKILQQVEYFRSEKLKFDKEVAKWDDAGNDIIVLAKHMCMIMMEMTDFTRGRGPLKTTMDVINAAKKISEAGTKLDKLTRQIADQCPESSTKKDLLAYLQRIALYCHQMNITSKVKADVQNISGELIVSGLDSATSLIQAAKNLMNAVVLTVKASYVASTKYPRQSTSPIVIWKMKAPEKKPLVRPERPEEVRAKVRKGSQKKVQNPIHALSEFQSPTESV
- the LOC105276000 gene encoding catenin alpha isoform X4, whose translation is MSDHFGPITLKWDPKNLEIRTMSVEKTLEPLVLQVTTLVNTKGPSKKKKGKSKRASALVGTVEKATTNFIEKGEKIAYENPDITAEMLSAVEEVRKTGAAMSIAAREFSEDPCSSLKRGNMVRAARNLLSAVTRLLILADMVDVHLLLKSLYVVEDDLKKLKNASSQGELLQNIKEFGRNAAELIHQAAKRQHELKDPQLRDDLAAARAVLKKHSTMLLTASKVFVQHPDLAAAKANRDYVLKQVCEAVNTINDVAQGKAPSDSQHPYDGPGELAAALDDFDERMVMSPLAYNEVRTRPSLEERLESIISGAALMADSSCTRDERRERIVAECNAVRQALQDLLSEYMNNMGVKEQSEGLERAIDHMCRKTRDLRRQLRKAVVDHVSDSFLETSAPLQALYEAAEKGWVKEVEEYALIFTEHANKLVEVANLVCSMSNNEDGVKMVRYAAAQIENLCPQVINAARVWAARNTDVAKENMKVFRQAWENQMRVLTEAVDDITTIDDFLAVSENHILDDVNKCVLALQVRPGDADTLDRHAGAILGRSARVCNVVQAEMDNYEPCIYTKRVLEAVKVLRKQVMPNFEQRVEEAVNALRSNPAQEVDENDFIDASRLVYDGVREIRRAVLMNRADEDLDPEDVELDEHYTLETRSKSSAQTGEHGVDEYPEISGITTAREAMRKMPEEDKQKILQQVEYFRSEKLKFDKEVAKWDDAGNDIIVLAKHMCMIMMEMTDFTRGRGPLKTTMDVINAAKKISEAGTKLDKLTRQIADQCPESSTKKDLLAYLQRIALYCHQMNITSKVKADVQNISGELIVSGLDSATSLIQAAKNLMNAVVLTVKASYVASTKYPRQSTVTYSPIVIWKMKAPEKKPLVRPERPEEVRAKVRKGSQKKVQNPIHALSEFQSPTESV
- the LOC105276000 gene encoding catenin alpha isoform X2; this encodes MSDHFGPITLKWDPKNLEIRTMSVEKTLEPLVLQVTTLVNTKGPSKKKKGKSKRASALVGTVEKATTNFIEKGEKIAYENPDITAEMLSAVEEVRKTGAAMSIAAREFSEDPCSSLKRGNMVRAARNLLSAVTRLLILADMVDVHLLLKSLYVVEDDLKKLKNASSQGELLQNIKEFGRNAAELIHQAAKRQHELKDPQLRDDLAAARAVLKKHSTMLLTASKVFVQHPDLAAAKANRDYVLKQVCEAVNTINDVAQGKAPSDSQHPYDGPGELAAALDDFDERMVMSPLAYNEVRTRPSLEERLESIISGAALMADSSCTRDERRERIVAECNAVRQALQDLLSEYMNNLQRARGGKRMGVKEQSEGLERAIDHMCRKTRDLRRQLRKAVVDHVSDSFLETSAPLQALYEAAEKGWVKEVEEYALIFTEHANKLVEVANLVCSMSNNEDGVKMVRYAAAQIENLCPQVINAARVWAARNTDVAKENMKVFRQAWENQMRVLTEAVDDITTIDDFLAVSENHILDDVNKCVLALQVRPGDADTLDRHAGAILGRSARVCNVVQAEMDNYEPCIYTKRVLEAVKVLRKQVMPNFEQRVEEAVNALRSNPAQEVDENDFIDASRLVYDGVREIRRAVLMNRADEDLDPEDVELDEHYTLETRSKSSAQTGEHGVDEYPEISGITTAREAMRKMPEEDKQKILQQVEYFRSEKLKFDKEVAKWDDAGNDIIVLAKHMCMIMMEMTDFTRGRGPLKTTMDVINAAKKISEAGTKLDKLTRQIADQCPESSTKKDLLAYLQRIALYCHQMNITSKVKADVQNISGELIVSGLDSATSLIQAAKNLMNAVVLTVKASYVASTKYPRQSTVTSPIVIWKMKAPEKKPLVRPERPEEVRAKVRKGSQKKVQNPIHALSEFQSPTESV
- the LOC105276000 gene encoding catenin alpha isoform X5 — its product is MSDHFGPITLKWDPKNLEIRTMSVEKTLEPLVLQVTTLVNTKGPSKKKKGKSKRASALVGTVEKATTNFIEKGEKIAYENPDITAEMLSAVEEVRKTGAAMSIAAREFSEDPCSSLKRGNMVRAARNLLSAVTRLLILADMVDVHLLLKSLYVVEDDLKKLKNASSQGELLQNIKEFGRNAAELIHQAAKRQHELKDPQLRDDLAAARAVLKKHSTMLLTASKVFVQHPDLAAAKANRDYVLKQVCEAVNTINDVAQGKAPSDSQHPYDGPGELAAALDDFDERMVMSPLAYNEVRTRPSLEERLESIISGAALMADSSCTRDERRERIVAECNAVRQALQDLLSEYMNNMGVKEQSEGLERAIDHMCRKTRDLRRQLRKAVVDHVSDSFLETSAPLQALYEAAEKGWVKEVEEYALIFTEHANKLVEVANLVCSMSNNEDGVKMVRYAAAQIENLCPQVINAARVWAARNTDVAKENMKVFRQAWENQMRVLTEAVDDITTIDDFLAVSENHILDDVNKCVLALQVRPGDADTLDRHAGAILGRSARVCNVVQAEMDNYEPCIYTKRVLEAVKVLRKQVMPNFEQRVEEAVNALRSNPAQEVDENDFIDASRLVYDGVREIRRAVLMNRADEDLDPEDVELDEHYTLETRSKSSAQTGEHGVDEYPEISGITTAREAMRKMPEEDKQKILQQVEYFRSEKLKFDKEVAKWDDAGNDIIVLAKHMCMIMMEMTDFTRGRGPLKTTMDVINAAKKISEAGTKLDKLTRQIADQCPESSTKKDLLAYLQRIALYCHQMNITSKVKADVQNISGELIVSGLDSATSLIQAAKNLMNAVVLTVKASYVASTKYPRQSTVTSPIVIWKMKAPEKKPLVRPERPEEVRAKVRKGSQKKVQNPIHALSEFQSPTESV